In one Pseudomonas sp. MM211 genomic region, the following are encoded:
- the ampD gene encoding 1,6-anhydro-N-acetylmuramyl-L-alanine amidase AmpD, which translates to MHKQLEDGWYQGIQHCPSPNFNERPQAEISLLVIHNISLPPGQFGTGQVQAFFSNCLQADAHPYFAGIASMAVSAHFLIERDGTVIQFVSCLDRAWHAGVSCFDGRENCNDFSLGIELEGTDHLPFTDAQYAALTELTRVLQSAYPAITVERICGHSDIAPGRKTDPGPAFDWTRLRRALMTDKEAS; encoded by the coding sequence ATGCACAAGCAACTCGAAGACGGCTGGTATCAAGGGATTCAGCACTGTCCTTCGCCCAATTTCAATGAGCGCCCGCAGGCTGAGATTTCCTTGCTGGTGATTCATAACATCAGCCTGCCGCCTGGCCAGTTCGGCACCGGACAGGTGCAGGCGTTCTTCAGTAACTGTCTGCAAGCCGATGCGCATCCGTACTTTGCCGGTATCGCCAGCATGGCGGTGTCAGCGCACTTTCTGATCGAGCGTGACGGTACCGTTATCCAGTTCGTATCGTGCCTGGATCGTGCCTGGCATGCCGGTGTTTCCTGTTTTGATGGCAGGGAGAACTGCAACGACTTCTCTCTGGGAATCGAGCTCGAAGGAACCGATCACCTGCCGTTCACGGACGCGCAGTACGCTGCGCTGACCGAATTGACCCGCGTGCTGCAGAGCGCGTATCCGGCGATTACCGTCGAACGTATCTGCGGGCATAGCGATATCGCGCCTGGGCGCAAGACCGATCCGGGGCCTGCATTCGACTGGACGCGGCTGCGCCGCGCATTGATGACTGATAAGGAGGCATCATGA
- a CDS encoding TatD family hydrolase, producing the protein MQLIDTHTHLDFPDFDNDRIEVLAQARTLGVERLVVLGVEHGNWQRLWDQVQVHEGLYAAFGLHPVYLNEHRAEDLQLLQDWLERLHGHKKLCAIGEFGLDYYLEELDRDRQQSLFEAQLALAERFELPALLHVRRAHAPVIAALKRFKLPRAGIIHAFAGSYEEAREYLKLGFKLGLGGAPTWPQAKRLRQVIAKLPLDVIVLETDSPDMAPAMHPNLRNSPAHLPDICRELAPLLGVAPEALAAASSRNAMQLFGWQD; encoded by the coding sequence ATGCAACTGATCGACACCCACACCCATCTCGACTTTCCCGACTTCGATAACGACCGCATCGAGGTACTGGCGCAAGCCCGCACGCTCGGCGTAGAGCGGCTCGTGGTACTGGGTGTCGAGCACGGCAACTGGCAACGCCTGTGGGATCAGGTGCAGGTGCACGAGGGACTGTACGCGGCTTTCGGCCTGCATCCGGTTTACCTGAATGAGCACCGTGCCGAAGATCTTCAGTTGCTGCAGGACTGGCTGGAGCGCCTACACGGTCACAAGAAACTCTGCGCCATCGGCGAGTTCGGCCTGGATTACTACTTGGAAGAACTCGATCGCGACCGCCAACAATCACTCTTCGAGGCGCAACTGGCGCTGGCGGAACGCTTCGAGTTGCCGGCTCTGCTGCACGTGCGCCGAGCCCATGCACCCGTAATCGCCGCATTAAAGCGCTTCAAATTGCCCCGCGCTGGCATCATCCACGCCTTTGCCGGCAGCTACGAGGAAGCCAGAGAATACCTGAAGCTAGGGTTCAAGCTCGGCCTCGGCGGGGCACCGACCTGGCCCCAGGCCAAACGCCTGCGCCAAGTGATTGCAAAGCTACCGCTGGATGTCATCGTGCTTGAGACCGACTCACCGGACATGGCGCCGGCCATGCATCCTAATCTGCGCAACAGCCCCGCTCACCTGCCAGACATCTGCCGTGAACTGGCACCGCTGCTCGGGGTTGCCCCAGAAGCGCTGGCGGCGGCCAGCAGCCGCAACGCCATGCAGCTGTTCGGCTGGCAGGACTAA
- a CDS encoding aminodeoxychorismate/anthranilate synthase component II produces MLLMIDNYDSFTYNVVQYLGELGADVHVIRNDELTIAQIEALQPERIVVSPGPCTPTEAGVSIEAIMHFAGKLPILGVCLGHQSIGQAYGGDVVRARQVMHGKTSPVFHEDKGVFAGLNNPLTVTRYHSLVVKRDSLPDCLEITAWTANEDGSVDEIMGLRHKTLNVEGVQFHPESILTEQGHELFANFLKQTGGVRA; encoded by the coding sequence ATGCTGCTGATGATCGACAACTACGACTCCTTTACCTACAACGTGGTGCAGTACCTGGGCGAGCTGGGTGCCGATGTTCACGTTATCCGTAACGATGAACTGACCATTGCTCAAATCGAGGCGTTGCAGCCCGAGCGCATCGTCGTCTCTCCAGGGCCGTGCACGCCCACCGAAGCTGGGGTCTCCATCGAGGCCATCATGCATTTCGCTGGCAAGCTGCCGATCCTCGGCGTCTGCCTGGGCCACCAGAGCATTGGTCAGGCCTACGGCGGTGATGTGGTGCGCGCCCGTCAGGTGATGCACGGCAAGACCAGCCCGGTGTTCCATGAGGACAAAGGCGTGTTCGCCGGCCTTAACAATCCGCTCACCGTGACCCGCTATCACTCCCTGGTGGTCAAGCGTGACAGCCTTCCGGACTGCCTGGAAATCACCGCCTGGACGGCCAATGAAGATGGCTCCGTCGACGAGATCATGGGTCTGCGTCACAAGACCCTGAACGTCGAGGGCGTGCAGTTTCACCCTGAGTCGATTCTTACCGAGCAGGGCCATGAACTGTTCGCCAACTTCCTCAAGCAGACCGGAGGCGTGCGCGCATGA
- the nadC gene encoding carboxylating nicotinate-nucleotide diphosphorylase yields the protein MPNLLLTELRAEIEANVRRSLREDIGSGDITAQLIPESRLAHATVITREDAVVCGTAWVDEVFRQLDPRVAVHWQVQDGQRVTPNQALFHLEGPARALLSGERSALNFLQTLSAVATRCQHYAALVQGTEVKLLDTRKTLPGLRLAQKYAVTQGGCHNHRIGLFDAFLIKENHIAACGGIEAAVAAARHIAPGKPVEVEVESLEELEQALAAGADIVMLDELSLEDMRRAVSINAGRAKLEASGGVNESTLRSIAETGVDYVSIGTLTKDVKAVDLSMRLSL from the coding sequence ATGCCGAATCTACTGCTCACCGAGCTCCGCGCCGAAATCGAGGCCAACGTCCGTCGCAGCTTGCGCGAAGATATTGGCAGTGGCGACATCACCGCCCAACTGATCCCCGAATCGCGCCTGGCCCATGCCACGGTGATCACCCGAGAAGATGCGGTGGTCTGCGGCACTGCCTGGGTAGACGAAGTATTCCGTCAACTCGACCCGCGTGTAGCGGTGCACTGGCAGGTGCAGGATGGCCAGCGGGTAACGCCTAACCAGGCGCTGTTCCACCTCGAAGGCCCGGCACGGGCGCTGCTTAGCGGCGAACGCAGCGCGCTGAACTTCCTGCAGACCCTGTCGGCCGTGGCGACCCGCTGCCAACATTACGCCGCGCTGGTGCAAGGCACTGAGGTCAAACTGCTCGATACCCGCAAGACCCTGCCCGGCCTGCGCCTGGCGCAGAAGTATGCAGTGACCCAGGGCGGCTGCCACAACCACCGCATCGGGCTGTTCGACGCCTTCCTTATAAAGGAGAACCACATCGCCGCGTGTGGAGGTATCGAAGCCGCAGTGGCTGCTGCACGCCACATCGCACCCGGCAAACCGGTCGAAGTGGAAGTGGAAAGCCTGGAAGAACTCGAACAGGCCCTGGCTGCTGGAGCCGATATCGTCATGCTTGATGAGCTGTCGCTCGAGGATATGCGCCGCGCCGTGAGTATCAATGCCGGCCGCGCCAAACTCGAAGCCTCTGGCGGCGTGAACGAAAGCACCTTGCGCAGCATTGCCGAGACGGGCGTGGATTACGTATCCATCGGCACCCTGACCAAGGACGTCAAGGCGGTGGACCTGTCCATGCGCCTGTCGCTCTAA
- a CDS encoding DUF1631 domain-containing protein — MKTDANVVHLNKMVSDTAHTAAVRLPASIVLVRDRAATQLKQALQALFDNADDTLFDMADRATSNAEQNAFFEAMRDLRLKRKGIERGFLQKVFESFASLNQYVVGKAPTLDAVSFDSLSLVQNDELEETVALDSMIAKVMSRDQVALTHLTTRLNAVVSKKLDDKSNPLGPVSLSELFLDSCSGLGVEIKVKLIILKLFEKYVLSGLEQLYGDANGILVEAGVLPELKSTSARRPASSNRPTRHEQAESVDLSAAGYGDDEVREVFGALQELLSQSRNDESTRRQAPANAMPISTNDLMRLLSHMQQRAPIQAPMDVDLRAQLEHLLTRASAKSGRVRVVGEVDEDVINLVSMLFEFILDDRSLPDSLKALIARLQIPMLKVAVIDKTFFSRGSHPARRLLNEIATAALGWGEHDHSQRDSLYQKIEQVVQRLLNDFTDDPAIFSELLADFLAFTGDERRRSELLEQRTRDAEEGSARAELARREVEQALNERLLGKTMPEVVVRLLREAWSKVMMLTCLKHGTDSEQWLASLATMDDLIWSVELHENPEARLHLLELVPGLLKALREGMASAAFDPFSTSEFFAQLEALHVQAFQRFKRSLPDAERSSSSESDDVQRSALSAVGIELPLLELPPEDEESVSAMVEVLEEIVLLAPGQTRVEEEEPVIASDDEALQHVDALRVGSWVEFQEDEEHKLRCKLAAIIKPTGKFIFVNRTGMKVLEKSRAGLAIEFHRNAVRLLDDALLFDRALESVIGNLRRLKNA; from the coding sequence ATGAAAACCGATGCCAACGTGGTGCATCTGAACAAAATGGTTTCTGACACGGCTCACACGGCGGCTGTAAGGCTACCTGCGTCTATCGTTCTGGTTCGCGATCGGGCTGCCACGCAGCTCAAGCAGGCTCTGCAAGCATTATTCGACAATGCTGATGACACCCTGTTCGACATGGCCGATCGCGCCACGAGCAACGCCGAGCAGAATGCGTTTTTCGAAGCCATGCGCGACCTGCGTCTCAAACGCAAAGGTATTGAGCGTGGCTTTCTACAGAAGGTTTTCGAATCCTTCGCCAGTCTGAATCAATATGTGGTTGGCAAAGCGCCGACACTCGATGCGGTTTCCTTCGACAGTCTGTCGCTTGTGCAGAACGATGAGCTTGAAGAAACCGTCGCACTGGATTCCATGATTGCCAAGGTGATGAGCCGCGACCAAGTGGCGCTCACCCACTTGACCACTCGCCTCAATGCCGTGGTCAGCAAGAAACTCGATGACAAATCCAACCCGCTTGGGCCGGTTTCGCTTAGCGAGCTGTTCCTCGATTCGTGCAGCGGTCTGGGCGTCGAGATCAAAGTCAAACTGATCATCCTCAAGTTGTTCGAGAAATACGTGTTGAGTGGCCTCGAACAACTCTATGGCGATGCCAACGGCATTCTGGTCGAGGCTGGCGTGTTGCCCGAGTTGAAGTCCACGTCGGCTCGTCGTCCTGCCAGCTCCAATCGTCCTACCCGTCATGAGCAGGCAGAAAGCGTTGACCTGTCTGCCGCAGGTTACGGCGACGACGAGGTGCGTGAAGTCTTCGGTGCGTTGCAGGAGCTGCTGTCGCAGTCCCGTAATGACGAATCCACACGGCGTCAGGCGCCGGCCAATGCGATGCCGATTTCCACCAATGACTTGATGCGTTTGCTGTCGCACATGCAGCAGCGCGCACCCATTCAGGCGCCGATGGATGTCGATCTGCGCGCGCAATTGGAACATCTGCTGACTCGCGCCAGCGCCAAGAGCGGTCGGGTGCGGGTGGTAGGCGAAGTCGATGAAGACGTTATCAACCTGGTGTCGATGCTGTTCGAGTTCATCCTTGATGACCGCAGCCTGCCGGACTCGTTGAAAGCGCTGATCGCGCGCCTGCAGATTCCTATGCTCAAGGTCGCCGTTATCGACAAGACCTTTTTCAGTCGTGGTAGTCACCCAGCGCGCCGCTTGCTCAATGAGATCGCGACTGCGGCGTTGGGCTGGGGCGAGCATGACCACAGCCAGCGCGACAGCCTGTATCAGAAAATCGAACAAGTGGTGCAGCGGCTGCTCAACGACTTTACCGACGATCCTGCGATCTTCTCCGAGTTGCTGGCGGATTTCCTGGCCTTTACCGGTGATGAACGTCGGCGCAGCGAACTGCTCGAGCAGCGTACCCGCGATGCCGAAGAAGGCAGTGCACGTGCTGAGTTGGCGCGCCGCGAGGTCGAGCAGGCGCTAAATGAGCGGCTGCTGGGCAAAACAATGCCAGAAGTGGTCGTGCGCCTACTCCGTGAGGCCTGGAGCAAGGTCATGATGCTGACGTGCCTCAAGCACGGCACCGACTCCGAGCAATGGCTGGCATCTCTGGCCACTATGGACGATTTGATCTGGAGCGTGGAGCTTCACGAGAATCCCGAGGCGCGTCTGCATCTGCTTGAGCTGGTGCCCGGTTTGCTCAAGGCGCTGCGTGAAGGAATGGCCAGCGCCGCGTTCGATCCGTTCTCTACCAGTGAATTCTTCGCACAGCTCGAAGCGTTGCACGTGCAGGCATTCCAGCGTTTCAAGCGCTCCCTGCCCGATGCCGAGCGCAGTTCTTCAAGCGAGTCGGACGATGTTCAGCGTTCGGCACTCTCTGCCGTCGGCATTGAATTGCCTTTGCTTGAATTGCCTCCTGAAGATGAAGAGAGCGTTTCGGCCATGGTCGAAGTGCTCGAGGAGATCGTCTTGCTCGCGCCAGGGCAGACGCGTGTCGAAGAAGAAGAGCCGGTAATCGCCAGCGATGACGAGGCGCTGCAGCATGTAGATGCACTGCGCGTCGGTAGCTGGGTCGAGTTTCAGGAAGACGAAGAACACAAGTTGCGCTGTAAATTGGCCGCGATCATCAAGCCAACCGGTAAATTCATCTTCGTCAATCGTACGGGGATGAAGGTATTGGAGAAGTCCCGCGCTGGCCTGGCGATCGAGTTTCATCGCAATGCCGTGCGCCTGCTGGACGATGCGTTGCTGTTCGACCGTGCGTTGGAGTCGGTAATCGGCAATTTGCGCCGTCTAAAGAACGCCTGA
- the trpD gene encoding anthranilate phosphoribosyltransferase: MNIKEALNRIVTQLDLSTEEMRDVMREIMTGQCTDAQIGAFLMGMRMKSETIDEIVGAASVMRELASPVEIAAERLVDTCGTGGDGMNIFNVSTAAAFVVAAAGGKVAKHGNRAVSGKSGSADLLEAAGVYLGLTPVQVARCVETVGVGFMFAPSHHGAMKHAIGPRRELGLRTLFNMLGPMTNPAGAKHQVVGVFSQALCRPMAEVLQRLGSEHVLVVHAQDGLDEISLAAPTFVAELKNGVVSEYRIQPEDFGIKSQSLIGLTVDGAVQSLELIRDALGRRKSEVGQKAADIIVLNAGAALYAADHADNLSDGMSLAHDALHTGLAREKMEELVSFTAVFKQENEG, from the coding sequence ATGAACATCAAGGAAGCCCTCAACCGCATCGTCACCCAGCTGGATCTGTCCACCGAGGAAATGCGCGACGTGATGCGCGAAATCATGACCGGGCAGTGCACCGACGCGCAGATCGGCGCCTTTCTCATGGGCATGCGCATGAAGAGCGAGACCATCGACGAGATCGTCGGGGCTGCCAGCGTGATGCGTGAACTGGCCTCGCCGGTGGAGATCGCTGCTGAACGGCTGGTCGACACCTGCGGTACCGGTGGCGACGGCATGAATATCTTCAACGTCTCCACCGCGGCGGCCTTCGTCGTCGCTGCGGCGGGTGGCAAAGTGGCCAAGCACGGCAACCGTGCTGTCTCGGGCAAGAGCGGCAGTGCCGACCTGCTCGAGGCCGCTGGTGTCTATCTGGGTCTCACGCCAGTACAGGTGGCGCGCTGCGTCGAGACCGTCGGTGTCGGCTTCATGTTCGCGCCGTCCCATCACGGCGCGATGAAGCACGCCATCGGCCCACGTCGTGAGCTCGGCCTACGTACGCTGTTCAATATGCTCGGCCCGATGACTAACCCGGCTGGCGCCAAGCACCAGGTGGTTGGCGTATTCAGCCAGGCGCTGTGCCGGCCGATGGCCGAAGTGCTGCAGCGCCTTGGCAGCGAGCATGTGCTGGTAGTGCATGCGCAGGATGGTCTCGATGAGATAAGCCTGGCGGCGCCCACCTTCGTCGCCGAGCTGAAGAATGGTGTGGTCAGCGAGTACCGCATCCAGCCCGAAGACTTTGGCATCAAGAGTCAGAGCCTGATCGGCTTGACCGTTGACGGCGCCGTGCAGTCGTTGGAACTGATCCGCGATGCGCTGGGCCGCCGCAAGAGCGAGGTCGGCCAGAAGGCTGCCGATATCATCGTGCTCAATGCCGGTGCTGCGCTGTATGCCGCAGACCATGCCGACAACCTGAGCGATGGCATGAGCCTGGCTCATGACGCGCTGCACACCGGCCTAGCCCGGGAAAAGATGGAAGAGTTGGTGTCCTTTACCGCGGTATTCAAACAGGAGAATGAAGGGTGA
- the ampE gene encoding regulatory signaling modulator protein AmpE yields the protein MSFLVLLLVLWIEKFSSWRQRVQHDEPWLRALGRLERSGTTSDSPWLAIILLVGVPLLILALILKLLAPLAYGWLLLPLHLLVVTYSLGRGDLLAALGPFRDSWRRGDGEAAYLVAQRDLGVDGEGEATLLPNVQTFMVWQAYQSFFAVIFWYVLLGPLAALAYRLLALLVEHTQSDALRERAGQLRHAFDWLPVRVLAASFALVGNFIAVSRALLHEALSWDISAAQLASGAARAAAETPEPLLGEAGVATLDSLWQLLVRTAILWFAAIALWTLLF from the coding sequence ATGAGTTTCCTGGTGTTGCTGCTGGTGCTGTGGATCGAAAAGTTCTCCTCCTGGCGCCAGCGTGTTCAACATGACGAGCCCTGGCTGCGTGCGCTCGGGCGCCTGGAGCGTAGCGGCACGACCAGCGATTCGCCGTGGCTGGCGATCATCCTGCTGGTTGGTGTGCCGCTGTTGATACTGGCGTTGATCCTGAAGTTGCTCGCGCCGCTGGCCTATGGCTGGCTGCTTTTGCCGTTACACCTGCTGGTGGTGACCTACAGCCTTGGCCGTGGCGACCTGCTGGCCGCCCTCGGGCCTTTTCGTGACAGCTGGCGGCGCGGTGATGGCGAAGCGGCCTACCTGGTGGCGCAGCGTGATCTGGGTGTCGACGGCGAGGGTGAAGCCACGCTGCTGCCCAACGTACAGACCTTCATGGTCTGGCAGGCGTACCAGAGCTTTTTCGCGGTGATCTTCTGGTATGTCCTGCTCGGGCCTCTGGCTGCGCTGGCTTATCGGCTGCTGGCGTTGCTCGTCGAGCACACTCAGTCCGATGCCCTGCGTGAGCGTGCTGGTCAGTTGCGTCATGCCTTCGATTGGTTGCCGGTGCGTGTGCTGGCTGCCAGCTTTGCGCTGGTCGGCAATTTCATCGCTGTGAGCCGTGCTCTGCTCCACGAAGCCCTCAGTTGGGATATCTCCGCTGCCCAACTGGCCTCCGGGGCCGCCCGCGCCGCAGCCGAGACACCGGAGCCGCTGCTGGGCGAAGCCGGCGTGGCCACGCTGGACAGCCTGTGGCAATTGCTGGTGCGCACTGCCATCCTCTGGTTCGCCGCCATTGCCCTGTGGACGCTGTTGTTTTAG
- the trpC gene encoding indole-3-glycerol phosphate synthase TrpC: MSIPTVLEKILARKAEEVAARRAIVSLAEVEREARAADAPRGFAAALIEKAKSKQPAVIAEIKKASPSKGVLRENFVPAEIAQSYQDGGATCLSILTDIDFFQGADRYLQEGRAACSLPVIRKDFMIDPYQIVEARALGADCVLLIVSALSDAQMGELAATAKAFDLDVLVEVHDGDELERALNVLDTPLVGVNNRNLHTFEVNLETTLDLLPRIPRDRLVVTESGILNRADVELMEISDVYAFLVGEAFMRADNPGAELERLFFPERKRFIVSPDVD; encoded by the coding sequence GTGAGCATTCCCACCGTTCTGGAAAAGATCCTCGCCCGCAAAGCCGAGGAGGTCGCGGCCCGACGTGCGATCGTCAGCCTGGCCGAGGTCGAGCGCGAAGCGCGCGCGGCCGATGCGCCACGTGGCTTTGCCGCCGCGCTGATCGAGAAGGCCAAGAGCAAGCAGCCGGCGGTGATCGCCGAGATCAAGAAGGCATCGCCCAGCAAGGGTGTGCTCCGTGAAAACTTCGTGCCGGCGGAAATTGCCCAGAGCTATCAGGATGGCGGCGCGACCTGCCTGTCGATCCTCACCGATATCGACTTCTTTCAGGGCGCAGACCGCTACCTACAGGAAGGGCGTGCGGCGTGTTCGCTGCCGGTGATCCGCAAGGATTTCATGATCGACCCGTACCAGATCGTCGAGGCGCGGGCATTGGGTGCCGACTGCGTGCTGCTGATCGTCTCGGCACTGTCCGATGCGCAGATGGGTGAGCTGGCGGCAACGGCCAAGGCCTTCGATCTCGACGTGCTGGTGGAGGTGCATGACGGCGATGAACTCGAGCGCGCACTGAACGTGCTGGACACGCCCCTGGTCGGCGTGAACAACCGTAACCTGCACACCTTCGAGGTCAATCTGGAAACCACCCTGGATCTGCTGCCGCGCATTCCCCGCGACCGTCTGGTGGTTACCGAAAGCGGCATCCTCAACCGTGCCGACGTGGAGCTGATGGAAATCAGCGACGTGTATGCCTTCCTGGTCGGTGAAGCGTTCATGCGTGCGGACAATCCGGGCGCCGAACTGGAGCGTCTGTTCTTCCCCGAGCGTAAGCGTTTTATCGTCAGCCCTGATGTTGACTGA